In one window of Hymenobacter nivis DNA:
- a CDS encoding class I SAM-dependent methyltransferase, with product MLRPADNRSATVQIRGLQSPHYSRTTAGGASFVPVSRLSKTLSALARLARNPWLLNAVLAADTSAWQRRAGAHAARWGVGPQGLPVVPLRHFLPPNGTDTAAPFAFQDGGSLPTDLLLLRGLARQRPGCRYFEIGTWRGESAANVAAVAASVHTLNLSAAEMQALGLAEEYIGLHGFFSQALPNVTHLHGNSATYDFAGLGPPFDLIFIDGDHHYEAVRRDTARVFAHLVGPQTVVVWHDASRQPGAPRWEVLAGLLDGLPAAAPGYLYQVSHSLCAVYSPHPLPTTPPGAPPLAHRVTVALPQ from the coding sequence TTGCTTCGTCCTGCTGATAACCGCTCAGCGACCGTTCAGATCCGCGGACTACAAAGTCCGCACTACAGCCGTACTACGGCCGGCGGGGCTAGCTTCGTGCCCGTGTCGCGCCTCTCCAAAACCCTGTCTGCCCTCGCCCGCCTGGCGCGCAACCCCTGGCTGCTAAACGCCGTGCTGGCCGCCGACACCAGCGCGTGGCAACGCCGGGCCGGGGCCCACGCCGCCCGCTGGGGCGTAGGGCCCCAGGGGCTGCCAGTGGTGCCGCTGCGCCACTTTCTGCCCCCAAACGGTACCGATACCGCAGCGCCCTTCGCCTTCCAGGACGGCGGCTCGCTACCCACCGATTTGCTGCTGCTGCGCGGCCTGGCCCGCCAGCGCCCCGGCTGCCGCTACTTCGAAATCGGCACCTGGCGGGGCGAGAGCGCGGCCAACGTGGCCGCCGTCGCCGCCTCGGTCCACACCCTCAACCTATCGGCCGCCGAGATGCAGGCCCTGGGTTTGGCGGAGGAATACATCGGCCTGCACGGGTTTTTCTCGCAGGCTTTGCCCAACGTCACGCACTTGCACGGCAACTCCGCCACCTACGATTTCGCCGGCCTGGGCCCGCCGTTTGATTTGATTTTCATCGACGGCGACCATCACTACGAGGCCGTGCGCCGCGACACGGCCCGCGTGTTCGCGCACCTCGTGGGGCCCCAGACCGTGGTGGTGTGGCACGACGCCAGCCGCCAGCCCGGGGCCCCGCGCTGGGAGGTGCTGGCCGGCTTACTCGACGGCCTGCCCGCCGCCGCGCCCGGCTACCTGTACCAGGTAAGTCATTCGCTGTGCGCCGTTTACAGCCCGCATCCGCTGCCCACCACGCCGCCCGGGGCCCCGCCGCTGGCCCACCGCGTTACGGTAGCGCTGCCGCAGTAG
- a CDS encoding GNAT family N-acetyltransferase, with product MSSPLRIALAKANAATAAQLADLGRQTFQDTFAATTAPADMAAFLAETFGPAQQLAELQDSANTFLLAHMQGALVGYAKLREPSALGLPEGEDAPAGRLEVERLYVAEDWLGTGLGAALMRAVLALADELHCHAVVLGVWEKNARALAFYQRFGFREIGAHDFQMGQTVDRDLILRKGLAGR from the coding sequence ATGTCGTCTCCCCTCCGCATTGCGCTGGCCAAGGCCAACGCCGCCACCGCCGCCCAACTGGCCGACCTGGGCCGCCAAACCTTCCAGGATACCTTCGCCGCCACCACCGCGCCCGCCGACATGGCCGCGTTCCTGGCCGAAACCTTCGGGCCCGCGCAGCAGCTGGCCGAGTTGCAGGATTCGGCCAACACCTTTCTGCTGGCCCACATGCAGGGGGCCCTGGTGGGCTACGCTAAGCTGCGCGAACCCTCCGCCCTGGGCCTGCCCGAAGGCGAGGACGCCCCCGCCGGCCGCCTCGAAGTGGAGCGCCTCTACGTGGCCGAAGACTGGCTAGGTACTGGCCTGGGTGCGGCCCTGATGCGCGCCGTGCTGGCCTTGGCCGATGAGCTGCACTGCCACGCCGTAGTGCTGGGCGTGTGGGAGAAAAATGCCCGCGCCCTGGCTTTCTACCAGCGGTTTGGCTTCCGTGAAATCGGGGCCCACGACTTCCAGATGGGCCAAACCGTGGACCGCGACCTGATTCTGCGCAAAGGCCTGGCCGGCCGATGA
- a CDS encoding HipA family kinase: MLPIYKALSFINVLPGGTTRPWAIYVLGEDNKPHQFVVKVFRDNPLQPQPAVANEVLGFAMAELFELQTPQAAFVEFTQDFIETLAPQQLEQLGTAQVGLKYGCRYIETPHRFSPALAKRYLAGYDMASIYAFDNLILNRDRDAIKPNMLLVGQDAYLIDHEISIVGAGYAQKELEIGEWTYQYQEHVFFNHLRSNQLEDILKLFNTFTWYLQNANFDELLPYCEQLIELGFDVEHFASFYRYLRYQNANSSQFEDILKRTLL, translated from the coding sequence TTGCTTCCCATATACAAAGCCCTGTCTTTTATTAACGTACTGCCAGGAGGAACTACGCGGCCTTGGGCTATATACGTTCTTGGCGAGGATAATAAACCTCATCAATTTGTTGTAAAAGTTTTTAGAGATAACCCCTTGCAACCACAGCCTGCTGTGGCGAACGAAGTGTTAGGATTTGCAATGGCTGAATTATTTGAATTGCAGACACCTCAGGCCGCCTTTGTTGAATTTACTCAGGATTTTATTGAAACCCTTGCTCCGCAGCAGCTAGAACAATTAGGAACAGCACAAGTGGGCTTGAAATATGGTTGCCGATATATTGAGACTCCTCACCGATTCTCACCGGCCTTGGCGAAGCGATATCTTGCAGGGTATGATATGGCCTCGATATATGCGTTTGACAATCTAATCCTCAACCGAGACCGTGATGCAATCAAGCCTAATATGCTGTTGGTAGGCCAAGATGCCTACCTAATCGACCATGAAATAAGCATAGTAGGCGCTGGTTACGCTCAGAAAGAGCTTGAAATCGGAGAGTGGACTTATCAATACCAAGAACATGTTTTCTTTAATCATCTCAGATCAAATCAGTTAGAGGATATTTTAAAACTTTTTAACACGTTCACATGGTATTTGCAAAACGCTAATTTTGATGAACTACTACCATACTGCGAACAGTTGATAGAGTTAGGATTTGACGTCGAACACTTTGCCTCGTTCTACCGATACCTTCGCTATCAAAATGCCAATAGTAGCCAATTTGAAGACATACTGAAAAGAACTTTGCTGTGA
- a CDS encoding PQQ-dependent sugar dehydrogenase has protein sequence MKKSLLTTILAGNMLAARAQAPALATFPVGTATVTVSELTPGLATLWELVWGPDNFIWATERAGRISRINPSTGAVLPLLTIADVTQNNESGLLGMALHPDFATQPYVYVVYNYTEEGTLKEKLVRLTYAAAAGTLGAPLVLLGGIVATTNHSGSRLLILPDRTILMTTGDALQASEAQNRASLNGKILRLNLDGSIPADNPTPGSYVYTLGHRNPQGLVQLANSRIYSSEHGPSNDDEINKIERGRNYGWPAVEGLCNLPAEAAFCAANNVRAPLTTWTPTIAPAALKYYDHPAIPGWRGSLLVAALGGKRLVQMPLDAAGAAITARNEFLTDFGRLRSLCVSPDGRVYVGTSNRDGRGIPAASDDRILVLENRAYMPTANRNAAAVKFDIFPNPAHQQANLTLPAPGAHVTICDMLGRRLREQSVAGLTATLDLAGLPPGRYLVAVATAAGTATKPLSVE, from the coding sequence ATGAAAAAGTCGTTGCTTACCACCATATTAGCCGGAAACATGCTGGCCGCCCGCGCCCAGGCGCCGGCGCTGGCCACGTTTCCGGTGGGCACGGCCACCGTCACGGTGTCGGAACTGACGCCCGGGCTGGCCACGCTTTGGGAACTCGTCTGGGGCCCCGACAATTTCATTTGGGCCACCGAGCGGGCCGGGCGCATCAGCCGCATCAACCCCAGCACGGGGGCAGTGCTGCCGCTGCTCACCATCGCCGACGTGACGCAGAACAACGAAAGCGGCCTGCTGGGAATGGCCCTGCACCCCGATTTTGCCACCCAGCCCTACGTGTACGTGGTGTACAACTACACCGAGGAGGGGACGCTGAAGGAGAAGCTGGTGCGCCTTACCTACGCGGCCGCGGCCGGCACGCTGGGGGCCCCGCTGGTGCTGCTGGGCGGCATCGTGGCCACCACCAACCACAGCGGCTCGCGCCTGCTCATCCTGCCCGACCGCACTATCTTGATGACCACCGGCGACGCGCTGCAAGCCTCCGAGGCGCAAAACCGGGCCTCACTGAACGGCAAAATCCTGCGCCTGAACCTCGACGGCAGCATTCCGGCCGATAACCCCACGCCCGGCAGCTACGTGTACACGCTGGGCCACCGCAACCCCCAAGGCCTTGTGCAGCTGGCTAATAGCCGCATTTACAGCTCGGAGCACGGCCCCAGCAACGACGACGAAATCAATAAGATAGAGAGGGGCCGCAACTACGGTTGGCCCGCCGTGGAGGGCCTCTGCAACCTGCCGGCCGAGGCCGCGTTCTGCGCCGCTAACAACGTGCGCGCGCCCCTCACCACCTGGACGCCCACCATCGCCCCAGCCGCCCTGAAATACTACGACCACCCCGCCATTCCGGGCTGGCGCGGCAGCCTACTGGTGGCAGCCCTGGGCGGCAAGCGCCTCGTGCAAATGCCCCTGGACGCCGCTGGCGCCGCCATCACCGCCCGCAACGAGTTCCTGACGGACTTTGGCCGCCTGCGCAGCCTGTGCGTGTCGCCCGACGGCCGGGTGTACGTGGGCACCAGCAACCGCGACGGCCGCGGCATCCCCGCCGCCTCCGACGACCGTATCCTAGTGCTCGAAAACCGGGCCTACATGCCCACTGCCAATCGCAACGCCGCGGCCGTCAAGTTCGATATTTTCCCTAACCCCGCCCACCAGCAGGCCAACCTCACGCTGCCCGCCCCGGGGGCCCACGTCACCATCTGCGATATGCTGGGCCGCCGCCTGCGCGAGCAATCCGTGGCCGGCCTCACCGCCACCCTCGACCTAGCCGGCCTGCCCCCCGGCCGCTACCTAGTGGCCGTGGCCACCGCTGCCGGTACCGCCACCAAGCCGCTCAGCGTGGAGTAG
- a CDS encoding DNA-3-methyladenine glycosylase codes for MKLGLEFYQRPDVLQIARELLGKHLYTNVDGVITAGRVVETEAYRHEGDNSMTMHLQRKRQQASALYVPGGHAYIYTVYARHALFNIATHDAAHPDTVLIRAIEPLLGVDEMLRRRGLGAPVRALTAGPGVLTQALGITPALSGTALDGNVLWFEDHGETVPAAAVLASARVGLAYAGAEAAALPWRFRISSSQWTSPAK; via the coding sequence ATGAAGCTAGGTTTGGAATTCTACCAGCGGCCCGACGTGCTGCAAATTGCCCGCGAGCTGCTGGGTAAGCACCTGTACACTAACGTGGACGGCGTAATAACCGCCGGCCGGGTGGTTGAAACCGAGGCCTACCGCCACGAGGGCGACAACTCCATGACGATGCACTTGCAACGCAAGCGCCAGCAGGCCAGCGCTTTGTACGTGCCCGGTGGCCACGCCTACATCTACACCGTGTACGCCCGCCACGCCCTTTTCAACATCGCCACCCACGACGCCGCCCACCCCGACACGGTGCTGATTCGGGCCATCGAGCCGCTGCTGGGCGTGGACGAGATGCTGCGCCGCCGCGGCCTGGGGGCCCCCGTGCGGGCCCTCACTGCGGGCCCCGGCGTGCTTACCCAGGCCCTGGGTATCACCCCTGCCCTCAGCGGCACGGCGCTGGATGGCAACGTATTATGGTTTGAAGACCACGGTGAAACGGTGCCCGCCGCCGCCGTGCTGGCTAGCGCCCGCGTGGGCCTGGCCTACGCCGGCGCCGAAGCCGCGGCGCTGCCCTGGCGCTTCCGCATAAGTAGCAGCCAATGGACGAGCCCCGCTAAATAG
- a CDS encoding carboxypeptidase-like regulatory domain-containing protein, translating to MRGILVALLLLLIWPARAQGPAELRGRVVDAETGQPVPNAQVGVAGNRVGTSTNADGVFTLSVPPAYQHEPLEVALLGYRKYTQALPPLPGPGLLIRLQISPAALGEVTVTSSVTGIVRAAVARIPRNYPVRPTRLTGFYREAENARGDTSQFQYFAEGLLTVYQAGYQHPGDDGAVEIRESRKVELRAPGTADHNWYGGPFVPHQLDFVHRRAAFINPAHFRDYDYRLLPQTTFRGRPVYAIAFAPKPGRAARADFAGRLYIEEGSYAFLRAEWHRTPAGLRHESQAAVAIEGRSSRVDYQPYAGRWYLKSAWHRTQGRPRRGPSAPVDVLVEYLTTAIDTAQGPRPGYAARAQYRDVYLENAVPYDSTFWQRQTTLVPPAAVQQALRRAAAPGPAAAAGAPGQVAGAPAGRSAPVRRPSRLRYGYLVGGWPVAEASGAVQVGFAPAGSGFQALGAAVLRAQSTTYWSSFSYEFNTVGGWWVRVASRSGFGRLGGSGWEGGLAYEHNLNPRRRPIFARAGLTYFHQTVGRDLGPYHNPDAGLRVAGTAFKADEIGLTLRTTTGAPQPKLGLGVELSRRLELVADAGYLLFPRTRTQLALDERSGFWLSRSTAALDLPAAATLRVDGQPANAAPWQPGRLTFGFGLLYRPR from the coding sequence ATGCGCGGAATTCTGGTTGCCTTGCTGTTGCTGCTCATCTGGCCCGCCCGGGCCCAGGGCCCCGCCGAGCTGCGCGGCCGCGTGGTGGACGCCGAAACCGGCCAGCCGGTGCCCAACGCGCAAGTGGGCGTGGCCGGCAACCGCGTGGGTACCAGCACCAATGCCGATGGGGTTTTCACGCTCAGCGTCCCGCCCGCCTACCAGCACGAGCCGTTGGAAGTGGCGCTGCTCGGCTACCGCAAGTACACCCAGGCCTTGCCGCCGCTGCCGGGCCCCGGGCTGCTTATCCGCCTGCAAATCAGCCCCGCCGCACTGGGCGAGGTGACGGTGACCAGCTCCGTGACGGGCATTGTCCGGGCGGCGGTGGCGCGCATTCCGCGCAACTACCCGGTGCGGCCCACGCGCCTCACGGGCTTCTACCGTGAGGCCGAAAACGCGCGGGGCGACACTAGTCAGTTCCAGTATTTTGCCGAGGGCTTACTGACGGTGTACCAGGCTGGTTACCAGCACCCGGGCGACGACGGAGCGGTCGAAATCCGGGAGTCGCGGAAGGTGGAGCTGCGGGCCCCCGGCACCGCCGACCACAACTGGTATGGGGGCCCCTTCGTGCCACACCAGCTTGATTTTGTACATCGCCGCGCGGCCTTCATCAACCCGGCCCACTTCCGCGACTATGACTACCGGCTACTGCCGCAAACTACGTTCCGGGGCCGGCCGGTGTACGCCATTGCCTTCGCCCCCAAGCCGGGCCGGGCCGCGCGGGCCGATTTTGCGGGCCGGCTGTACATCGAGGAGGGCAGCTACGCCTTTTTGCGGGCCGAGTGGCACCGCACGCCGGCCGGCCTGCGCCACGAAAGCCAGGCGGCCGTGGCCATCGAAGGGCGCAGCAGCCGCGTCGATTACCAGCCCTACGCCGGCCGCTGGTACCTCAAAAGCGCCTGGCACCGCACCCAGGGCCGCCCGCGGCGGGGCCCCAGCGCGCCCGTCGACGTGCTGGTGGAGTACCTGACGACGGCCATCGACACCGCTCAGGGGCCCCGGCCCGGCTACGCGGCCCGCGCCCAGTACCGCGACGTGTACCTGGAAAACGCGGTGCCCTACGACTCCACATTTTGGCAGCGCCAAACCACGCTGGTGCCGCCCGCGGCCGTGCAGCAGGCGCTGCGTCGGGCGGCCGCCCCGGGGCCCGCGGCGGCGGCTGGGGCCCCCGGGCAAGTTGCTGGGGCCCCGGCCGGCCGGTCTGCTCCGGTGCGCCGCCCGAGCCGGTTGCGCTACGGCTACCTGGTGGGCGGCTGGCCGGTGGCGGAGGCAAGCGGTGCGGTGCAGGTGGGGTTTGCGCCGGCCGGCTCGGGGTTTCAGGCGCTGGGCGCGGCGGTGCTGCGGGCGCAAAGCACAACGTATTGGTCAAGTTTCTCTTATGAGTTCAACACCGTGGGTGGGTGGTGGGTGCGCGTGGCCTCGCGCAGCGGCTTCGGGCGGCTGGGCGGCAGCGGCTGGGAAGGCGGCCTGGCCTACGAGCACAACCTAAACCCGCGCCGCCGGCCAATTTTTGCGCGGGCGGGGCTGACGTATTTCCACCAAACCGTGGGCCGCGACCTGGGGCCCTATCACAATCCCGACGCCGGCCTGCGCGTGGCCGGCACCGCTTTCAAAGCCGACGAAATTGGCCTGACGTTGCGCACCACCACCGGGGCCCCCCAGCCCAAGCTGGGCCTGGGCGTGGAGCTGAGCCGCCGCCTGGAGCTGGTGGCCGACGCGGGCTACCTGCTCTTCCCCCGCACTCGCACCCAGCTGGCCCTCGACGAGCGCAGCGGCTTCTGGCTCAGCCGCAGCACTGCCGCCCTGGACCTGCCCGCCGCCGCCACCTTGCGCGTAGACGGCCAGCCGGCCAACGCCGCGCCGTGGCAGCCCGGCCGGCTCACGTTCGGCTTCGGGCTGCTGTACCGGCCGCGGTAG
- a CDS encoding aspartate-semialdehyde dehydrogenase: MKLAIVGATGLVGTELLKVLAERQFPLTELLPVASAKSVGQLVHFQGKDYPVVSMDDAIAARPDIAIFSAGGSVSKEHAPRFAAVGTTVVDNSSAWRMDPTKKLVVPEINANILTVADKIIANPNCSTIQMVVALNDLHKAYGLQRIVVSTYQSVTGTGKKAVDQLMEERAGQTASNPAYPHPIDLNVLPHIDVFEANGYTKEEMKMVHETKKIMGDNSIQVTATCVRIPVMGGHSEALNVQFHKEFAMAEVRAILRHTAGVELVDEPSQNLYPMPKDSHGRDAVLVGRLRRDETQGCTLNLWVVADNLRKGAATNAVQIAEYLVANKLVG, from the coding sequence ATGAAACTTGCCATCGTGGGTGCCACCGGCTTGGTGGGCACTGAACTGCTGAAAGTGCTGGCCGAGCGCCAGTTTCCCCTCACCGAGCTGCTGCCCGTGGCCTCGGCCAAATCGGTAGGCCAACTAGTTCACTTCCAAGGCAAAGACTACCCGGTGGTGAGCATGGACGACGCCATTGCGGCCCGCCCCGACATCGCTATTTTCTCGGCCGGCGGGTCGGTTTCAAAGGAGCATGCCCCGCGCTTCGCCGCCGTGGGCACCACGGTGGTCGATAATTCCTCGGCCTGGCGCATGGACCCCACCAAGAAGCTCGTGGTGCCCGAAATCAACGCCAACATCCTCACGGTCGCCGACAAAATCATTGCCAATCCCAACTGCTCAACCATTCAGATGGTGGTGGCCCTGAACGACTTGCATAAGGCCTACGGCTTGCAGCGCATCGTGGTGAGCACCTACCAGAGCGTGACCGGCACCGGCAAAAAAGCCGTGGACCAGCTCATGGAGGAGCGCGCCGGCCAAACGGCCAGCAACCCCGCCTACCCGCACCCCATCGACCTGAACGTGCTGCCCCACATCGACGTGTTTGAGGCCAACGGCTACACCAAGGAAGAGATGAAAATGGTGCACGAAACCAAGAAAATCATGGGCGACAACAGCATCCAGGTGACGGCCACCTGCGTGCGCATCCCAGTGATGGGCGGCCATTCGGAGGCCCTCAACGTACAGTTCCACAAGGAGTTTGCGATGGCCGAGGTGCGCGCCATCCTGCGCCACACCGCCGGCGTGGAGTTGGTGGATGAGCCCAGCCAGAACCTTTACCCCATGCCCAAAGACAGCCACGGCCGCGACGCTGTGCTGGTGGGCCGCCTGCGCCGCGACGAAACCCAGGGCTGCACCCTGAACCTGTGGGTGGTGGCCGACAACCTGCGCAAAGGCGCCGCCACCAATGCCGTACAAATTGCCGAGTACCTGGTAGCCAACAAGTTGGTGGGGTAG
- a CDS encoding lamin tail domain-containing protein, whose product MSKQLLFVAFLLLSHAASAQLRDDFADGNFTANPAWAGTANFFTVNAQHQLQSNGPAVSGTRLQLAAPCRASTGTTWEFWANLRLATSASNVADVWLMASGPDLGNAATSGYFVRLGGTADNLTLFRKDSAKAAVALITGKAKALISSTNNLVRMRITRSTASRWTLERDLTGGRNFVADGAPATDAAHQRSAAAGVALLYSSANGKNFYFDDFSVVDATPPLLLRAAPLDTRRVEVVFNEAVDPATGALAASYRLRGGAAPVAAEILAHNPAVVRLTFGADLPAANVLEVLQMADLFGNAAPGPLAASFAGLPVAPGFGDLIITEIMTRETPAVSLPESEFVEIYNRSATKSLSLRGVRLGKTGTTARAIFPDTARLLPGQCAVVCGSTRAAQFAPFGKVYGLMNFPALSNGGDQLVLRGPGGRVLFEVTYSEAWYRDARKQAGGWSLEMLDPANLCAGADNWTASPDPRGGTPGRANAAGAPHPDAAPPTLLRAVALDTRTVRLFFSEKLDSAAAALPARYALGAPAPAVARAAPVGPDFRVVDLTLAGALAPSRPTALTVQTATDCAGNASGPLQAAEFALPEAAAPGDVVVNELLFNPRVGAVRFIELMNRSQKYVDLQGFQVGDGAAAKSVSPGAYVLAPGQLVAFSTSPATVQAQYPTSAEPAALLPVGALPTWPDDAGLAVLLDAGGQEIDRFAYNKSLHLPLLASQDGVSLERIRAQGPSLGSNFHSAAGTVGYATPGRPNSQAQDAPGGGQELTVTPEVFTPDDDGQQDFTTLNYQFDQPGYVGSVTVYDAVGRLTRRLLRNVSLPTAGFVAWDGLDDGGRKAAVGYYILHVELFRPAGGERREYKKTVVLGARF is encoded by the coding sequence ATGTCGAAACAATTACTATTCGTAGCTTTTTTATTGCTTTCCCACGCGGCCTCGGCCCAACTGCGCGACGATTTCGCCGACGGTAATTTTACCGCCAACCCCGCCTGGGCCGGCACCGCCAATTTCTTCACCGTCAACGCCCAGCATCAGCTGCAAAGCAACGGCCCAGCCGTGAGCGGCACCCGCCTCCAGTTGGCCGCGCCCTGCCGCGCCAGCACCGGTACCACCTGGGAATTCTGGGCCAACCTGCGCCTGGCCACCAGCGCCAGCAACGTGGCCGACGTGTGGCTAATGGCCTCAGGACCCGACTTGGGCAACGCCGCCACCAGCGGCTACTTCGTGCGCCTGGGCGGCACCGCCGACAACCTCACCCTATTCCGCAAAGACTCGGCAAAAGCGGCCGTAGCCCTCATCACGGGCAAGGCCAAGGCGCTGATCAGCAGCACTAACAACCTGGTCCGCATGCGCATTACCCGCAGCACCGCCAGCCGCTGGACGCTGGAGCGCGACCTCACCGGGGGGCGTAATTTCGTGGCCGACGGGGCCCCGGCCACCGACGCCGCGCACCAGCGCAGTGCCGCCGCGGGCGTAGCCCTGCTCTATTCGTCAGCCAACGGGAAGAACTTTTACTTCGACGATTTCAGCGTGGTTGATGCCACGCCGCCCCTGCTGCTGCGGGCCGCGCCACTGGATACGCGCCGGGTCGAGGTAGTGTTCAACGAGGCTGTGGACCCGGCCACGGGGGCCCTGGCGGCCAGCTACCGGCTGCGCGGCGGCGCAGCGCCGGTAGCGGCCGAGATTTTGGCCCACAACCCAGCCGTGGTGCGCCTGACGTTTGGGGCCGATTTGCCGGCGGCCAACGTGCTGGAGGTGCTGCAGATGGCCGACTTGTTTGGCAACGCGGCGCCGGGGCCCCTGGCAGCCAGCTTCGCTGGCCTGCCGGTAGCGCCGGGGTTTGGCGACCTGATTATCACCGAGATAATGACCCGTGAAACCCCGGCCGTCAGCCTGCCCGAATCGGAGTTTGTGGAGATTTACAACCGCTCGGCCACCAAGAGCCTCAGCCTGCGCGGGGTGCGGCTGGGCAAGACGGGTACCACCGCCCGGGCCATTTTCCCCGATACTGCGCGGCTGCTGCCGGGGCAGTGCGCGGTGGTCTGCGGCAGCACCCGGGCGGCGCAATTTGCCCCGTTCGGCAAGGTTTATGGGCTCATGAATTTCCCCGCGCTCAGCAATGGCGGCGACCAGCTGGTGCTGCGGGGCCCCGGCGGCCGGGTGCTGTTCGAGGTGACGTACTCGGAAGCGTGGTACCGCGACGCGCGCAAGCAGGCCGGCGGCTGGAGCCTGGAAATGCTGGACCCCGCCAACCTCTGCGCCGGGGCCGACAACTGGACCGCCAGCCCCGATCCGCGCGGCGGCACCCCCGGCCGCGCCAACGCCGCCGGGGCCCCGCACCCCGACGCCGCCCCACCCACCCTGCTCCGCGCCGTGGCCCTGGATACCCGCACCGTGCGCCTGTTCTTCTCCGAAAAGCTCGACAGCGCCGCCGCAGCCCTCCCCGCCCGCTACGCCCTGGGGGCCCCCGCGCCGGCTGTGGCCCGAGCCGCGCCCGTGGGGCCCGACTTTCGGGTAGTGGACCTGACGCTGGCCGGGGCCCTCGCGCCCAGCCGCCCCACGGCCCTCACGGTGCAAACCGCCACCGACTGCGCCGGCAACGCCAGCGGCCCGCTGCAAGCCGCTGAATTTGCCCTGCCCGAGGCCGCCGCGCCCGGCGACGTGGTAGTGAACGAGCTGCTGTTCAACCCCCGCGTGGGGGCCGTGCGCTTTATTGAATTGATGAACCGGAGCCAGAAATACGTTGACTTGCAGGGGTTTCAAGTGGGCGACGGCGCGGCGGCTAAGTCTGTCAGCCCGGGGGCCTACGTGTTGGCGCCGGGCCAATTGGTAGCCTTCAGCACCAGCCCGGCCACGGTGCAGGCGCAGTATCCGACGAGCGCCGAACCCGCCGCGCTGCTACCCGTGGGGGCCCTGCCCACCTGGCCCGACGATGCCGGGCTGGCCGTGCTGCTGGATGCGGGCGGCCAGGAAATCGACCGCTTCGCCTACAACAAAAGCCTGCACCTACCGCTGCTCGCCAGCCAGGACGGCGTGTCGCTGGAGCGCATCCGGGCGCAGGGCCCCAGCCTGGGCAGCAACTTCCACTCAGCGGCCGGCACCGTGGGCTACGCCACGCCCGGCCGCCCCAACTCGCAGGCCCAGGACGCGCCCGGCGGCGGCCAGGAGCTGACCGTAACGCCCGAAGTCTTCACACCCGACGACGACGGCCAGCAGGATTTTACGACGCTGAACTACCAGTTCGACCAGCCCGGCTACGTGGGCTCCGTAACGGTGTACGACGCCGTGGGCCGCCTCACGCGCCGCCTGCTGCGCAACGTGAGCCTGCCCACCGCCGGCTTCGTGGCCTGGGACGGGCTGGACGACGGGGGCCGCAAGGCGGCCGTGGGCTACTACATTCTGCACGTCGAGCTGTTTCGGCCGGCCGGCGGCGAGCGGCGCGAGTACAAGAAAACGGTGGTGCTGGGGGCCCGGTTTTAG
- a CDS encoding peptide deformylase, translating into MKKLADLLQLGDPRLYETCAPVLPAERPLVAGWVADLHHVMQEIRGRYHFGRAIAAPQLGIMKRLIYLNIDRPVVFINPELSGLSTELFELWDDCMSFPNLLVKVRRHTHLTINYLDENWQPQTWHMTGDLSELLQHEHDHLNGVLCTMRAIDDKSFKWRP; encoded by the coding sequence ATGAAAAAACTAGCCGATTTGCTTCAGCTGGGCGACCCGCGGCTGTACGAAACGTGCGCGCCGGTTTTGCCCGCCGAGCGGCCGTTGGTGGCGGGTTGGGTGGCCGATTTACACCACGTGATGCAGGAAATAAGGGGCCGGTACCATTTCGGCCGGGCCATTGCCGCGCCGCAGCTGGGCATCATGAAGCGGCTGATTTACCTGAACATCGACCGGCCCGTGGTCTTCATCAACCCCGAACTTAGTGGGCTGAGCACCGAGCTGTTTGAGCTGTGGGACGACTGCATGAGCTTTCCCAATCTACTAGTCAAAGTGCGGCGGCACACCCACCTAACCATCAACTATTTGGATGAAAATTGGCAGCCGCAGACCTGGCACATGACGGGCGACTTGTCCGAGCTGTTGCAGCACGAGCACGACCACCTGAACGGCGTGCTGTGCACCATGCGCGCCATCGACGATAAGTCATTCAAGTGGCGGCCGTGA